In one Lolium rigidum isolate FL_2022 chromosome 3, APGP_CSIRO_Lrig_0.1, whole genome shotgun sequence genomic region, the following are encoded:
- the LOC124699789 gene encoding endonuclease III homolog 1, chloroplastic-like, whose translation MPFHLLQGPSRIGLLLLSSIPSMSRARPASSLIRASRPELNPAQSVRQVKRESSLSFDNTNSEMNSVKRKRLNRVLEVKVEHPDKQVGIVPDFQEFRYDKNEAKASTSTGRVLASSSVREVKLEPSVSFDNSKSEMNPVNSKRLNLVLEVKREYPNKQVGIVPDIEDFRYDKFETKESASTNRVPASSIRLEKTVRVSSVVKVEVAAPENWEVVLGGIKSMRLSGEAPVDTMGCEKAGSLLPPKEKRFAVLISTMMSSQTKDEVTHAAVERFSENGLLDPDAIVKTDVATLANLIKPVGFYQRKAQFIKEASKICLERFGGDIPDTLTDLLALKGVGPKMAHLVMSIAWKNTQGICVDTHVHRISNRLGWVFREGTNQKTTTPEQTRMSLEKWLPKDEWEPINPLLVGFGQTICTPLRPKCDGCGINTICPSAFKESSSPNPKQKKRGLGRT comes from the exons GCGTAAGACAAGTGAAGCGTGAATCCAGTCTTTCTTTTGACAACACCAACTCTGAAATGAACTCTGTCAAGAGGAAGAGGCTGAACCGGGTGCTTGAAGTGAAGGTGGAGCATCCTGATAAGCAG GTTGGTATTGTTCCTGACTTTCAAGAATTTCGATATGATAAGAACGAGGCAAAAGCATCAACATCTACAGGGAGGGTACTGGCATCATCAA GTGTAAGAGAAGTGAAGCTTGAACCCAGTGTTTCTTTTGACAACTCCAAGTCTGAAATGAATCCCGTGAATAGTAAAAGGCTGAACCTGGTGCTTGAAGTAAAGAGGGAGTATCCTAATAAGCAG GTTGGTATTGTTCCTGATATTGAAGACTTTCGATATGACAAGTTTGAGACAAAAGAATCAGCATCTACAAATAGGGTACCGGCATCATCAA TCAGGTTGGAGAAAACGGTCAGAGTTTCATCTGTTGTGAAAGTGGAAG TTGCCGCTCCAGAAAATTGGGAAGTGGTTCTTGGAGGTATTAAAAGCATGAGGTTATCAGGCGAAGCCCCTGTAGATACAATGGGCTGTGAAAAGGCTGGTTCTCTTCTTCCGCCCAAG GAAAAAAGGTTTGCAGTTTTGATATCAACTATGATGTCAAGCCAAACAAAAGATGAAGTTACACATG CTGCTGTGGAGCGATTCTCTGAGAATGGTTTACTTGACCCTGATGCTATCGTCAAAACTGATGTGGCCACACTAGCAAATCTTATCAAACCT GTTGGATTCTATCAGAGGAAGGCCCAATTCATAAAAGAAGCTTCTAAAATTTGTCTTGAGCGATTTGGAGGGGATATTCCAGATACTTTGACCGATCTGCTTGCTCTTAAAGGAGTTGGCCCTAAAATGGCTCATCTG GTGATGAGCATCGCATGGAAGAATACTCAAGGAATCTGTGTGGACACTCATGTGCATCGCATTTCTAACCGTCTTGGATGGGTCTTCCGAGAAGGAACAAACCAG AAAACTACAACACCAGAGCAAACAAGGATGTCTCTTGAGAAGTGGTTACCGAAGGATGAGTGGGAGCCTATAAACCCACTACTG GTTGGATTTGGTCAGACAATCTGTACACCACTGAGGCCCAAATGTGATGGCTGTGGCATAAACACCATTTGCCCATCAGCTTTTAAGGAATCATCAAGTCCCAATCCGAAGCAAAAGAAACGTGGTCTAGGTAGAACTTAA